From the Perca flavescens isolate YP-PL-M2 chromosome 21, PFLA_1.0, whole genome shotgun sequence genome, one window contains:
- the adoa gene encoding 2-aminoethanethiol (cysteamine) dioxygenase a has translation MPRDNKTPLIQKIAKQAYVTFKCLQSSANGENKLVADQHNELISLMTAVRAADLKIAPRKTKRSSGAAGLHNPPVTYMHICETEVFSMGVFLLRTGASIPLHDHPGMNGMLKVLYGKVSVRCFDKLEDTLTVSTVPPDFEPALAPSQMASQWRSVLRSVVEYSENSGPCLLTPLRDNLHQIDTVEGPAAFLDILAPPYNPDDGRDCHYYKVLQTVAEGETDEKSNEEKQGEEKEKEDVAWLLEIPQPEDFWCGGEPYPGPAVSF, from the exons ATGCCGCGGGACAACAAAACTCCTCTTATCCAGAAAATAGCAAAGCAAGCCTACGTCACCTTTAAATGCCTACAATCTTCGGCCAACGGGGAGAATAAACTCGTTGCGGACCAACATAATGAACTAATCTCCTTAATGACCGCGGTCAGGGCTGCTGACCTGAAAATTGCTCCCCGGAAAACCAAACGGAGCTCCGGGGCAGCGGGGCTCCACAACCCCCCGGTCACCTACATGCACATCTGCGAGACGGAGGTGTTCAGCATGGGGGTGTTCCTGCTGAGGACCGGCGCCTCCATACCGCTACACGACCACCCGGGCATGAACGGGATGCTGAAG GTTCTCTATGGGAAGGTGAGCGTCCGCTGTTTTGACAAGCTGGAGGATACCCTGACAGTCAGCACCGTCCCACCTGATTTCGAGCCTGCGTTGGCTCCGTCCCAGATGGCTTCCCAGTGGCGCTCCGTGCTCCGCTCCGTCGTCGAGTACTCGGAGAACAGCGGACCATGCCTTCTTACTCCTCTGCGGGATAACCTCCACCAGATCGACACAGTGGAGGGGCCGGCTGCTTTCCTGGATATCCTGGCACCTCCGTACAATCCAGATGACGGGCGGGACTGTCACTATTACAAAGTCCTGCAGACTGTGGCAGAGGGGGAAACGGATGAAAAGAGCAACGAGGAGAAGcagggagaggagaaggagaaagaagaCGTGGCATGGCTGCTAGAAATCCCTCAGCCAGAGGACTTCTGGTGTGGTGGGGAACCCTACCCAGGCCCTGCAGTTTCTTTCTGA